In Syngnathus acus chromosome 21, fSynAcu1.2, whole genome shotgun sequence, one genomic interval encodes:
- the caska gene encoding peripheral plasma membrane protein CASK isoform X26 encodes MADDDILFEDVYELCEVIGKGPFSVVRRCINRETGQQFAVKIVDVAQFTSSPGLSTEDLKREASICHMLKHPHIVELLETYSSDGMLFMVFEFMDGADLCFEIVKRADAGFVYSEAVASHYMRQILEALRYCHDNNVIHRDVKPHCVLLASKENSAPVKLGGFGVAIQLGESGLVAGGRVGTPHFMAPEVVKREPYGKPVDVWGCGVILFILLSGCLPFYGTKERLFEAICKGKYKMNPRQWSQISESAKDLVRRMLMLDPAERITVYEALNHPWLKERDRYAYKIHLPETVEQLRKFNARRKLKGAVLAAVSSHKFNSYYGDPPEELHDFSEDPTSSGLLAAERAVSQVLDSLEEIHALTDCSEKDLDFLHSVFQDQHLHTLLDLYDKINTRSSPQIRNPSSDGVQRAKEVLEEIACYPENHDVKELRRILTQPHFMALLQAHDVVAHEVYSDEALRVTPPPTSPYLNGDSPESTNGDVDLENVTRVRLVQFQKNTDEPMGITLKMNDSNNCIVARIMHGGMIHRQGTLHVGDEIREINGISVANQTVEQLQKMLKEMRGSITFKIVPSYRTQGSSCEDLPSTIQPKGRQIYVRAQFEYDPSKDELIPCKEAGIRFRVGDIIQIISKDDHNWWQGKLENTKNGTAGLIPSPELQEWRVACMAMEKTKQEQQASCTWFGKKKKQYKDKYLAKHNADLVTYEEVVKLPAFKRKTLVLLGAHGVGRRHIKNTLITKHPDRFAYPIPHTTRPPKKDEENGKNYYFVSHDQMMQDISNNEYLEYGSHEDAMYGTRLETIRKIHQQGLVAILDVEPQALKVLRTAEFAPYVVFIAAPTITPGIDEDESLQRLQKESEILQKTYMHYFDQTIINNEIDDTIGHLEEAVELVCNSSQWVPVSWVY; translated from the exons ACTTGAAGAGGGAGGCCAGCATCTGCCACATGCTCAAACACCCACACATCGTGGAGCTGCTGGAGACCTACAGCTCCGACGGGATGCTCTTCATGGTCTTCGAATT CATGGATGGAGCAGACCTGTGCTTTGAGATCGTCAAGAGGGCAGACGCCGGCTTTGTCTACAGCGAAGCGGTGGCCAG TCACTACATGAGACAGATCCTGGAGGCGCTACGTTACTGCCATGACAACAACGTCATTCACAGAGATGTCAAG CCTCACTGTGTGCTGCTGGCATCTAAGGAGAATTCTGCTCCCGTCAAGTTAGGAGGCTTTGGAGTGGCAATCCAGCTGGGAGAGTCGGGGCTGGTGGCCGGAG GTCGGGTAGGAACACCCCACTTCATGGCACCCGAGGTGGTGAAGAGGGAGCCTTACGGAAAACCTGTGGATGTATGGGGCTGCGGCGTCAttctcttcatcctcctgTCAGGGTGTCTGCCCTTCTACGGCACCAAAGAGCGTCTCTTTGAAGCAATCTGCAAAGGGAAATACAAG ATGAACCCGCGGCAGTGGAGTCAAATCTCGGAGAGCGCTAAAGATCTGGTGAGGCGCATGCTGATGCTGGACCCCGCCGAGAGGATCACAGTTTATGAGGCCCTTAACCATCCTTGGCTCAAG GAGAGAGACCGCTATGCCTACAAGATCCACCTGCCAGAGACGGTGGAGCAGCTGAGGAAGTTCAACGCCAGGAGAAAGTTGAAG GGGGCGGTACTAGCGGCAGTGTCCAGTCACAAGTTTAATTCCTACTATGGAGACCCCCCTGAGGAACTCCACGACTTCTCGGAAGACCCCACCTCCTCAG GGCTGCTCGCGGCAGAAA GAGCTGTTTCTCAGGTGTTGGATAGTTTAGAGGAGATCCACGCCTTGACTGACTGCAGTGAGAAGGATCTCGACTTCCTGCACAGTGTTTTCCAGGACcaacatttacacacactGCTCGAC CTCTACGATAAGATCAACACCAGGTCGTCCCCGCAGATCAGGAACCCGTCCAGTGACGGCGTGCAGAGAGCCAAAGAG GTGCTGGAAGAGATCGCCTGCTACCCAGAGAACCACGACGTGAAAGAACTCAGACGGATACTGACGCAGCCGCATTTCATG GCGTTGCTGCAGGCCCACGATGTGGTGGCGCATGAGGTCTACAGCGATGAGGCGCTGAGGGTGACGCCACCGCCCACCTCGCCTTACCTGAATGGCGACTCACCCGAAAGCACCAACGGAGACGTGGACTTGGAGAACGTCACCAGGGTGCGCCTGGTGCAATTCCAGAAGAACACTGACGAGCCCATG GGCATCACACTGAAAATGAACGACTCCAACAACTGCATCGTGGCTCGCATCATGCATGGAGGCATGATCCACAGACAAG GCACGTTGCACGTTGGAGATGAGATCAGGGAGATCAATGGCATCAGCGTGGCCAACCAGACAGTCGAGCAGCTGCAGAAGATGCTG aagGAGATGCGAGGCAGCATCACATTTAAAATAGTGCCAAGCTACCGGACACAGGGCTCCTCCTGTGAG GACCTGCCGTCCACCATCCAGCCCAAAGGTCGACAG ATCTACGTGCGGGCTCAGTTTGAGTACGACCCCTCCAAGGATGAGCTGATCCCCTGCAAGGAGGCCGGCATTCGCTTCCGCGTGGGCGACATCATCCAGATCATCTCCAAGGATGACCACAATTGGTGGCAAGGCAAGCTGGAGAACACCAAGAACGGCACGGCCGGCCTCATCCCATCGCCCGAGCTGCAGGAGTG GCGTGTGGCATGCATGGCCATGGAGAAGACCAAGCAGGAGCAACAGGCCAGTTGCACTTGGTttggcaagaagaagaagcagtaCAAAGACAAGTATTTGGCCAAGCACAACGCAG ATCTGGTCACCTATGAGGAAGTGGTCAAACTGCCCGCCTTCAAGAGGAAAACGCTCGTTTTGTTAG GCGCTCACGGCGTTGGCAGGAGACACATCAAGAACACACTCATCACCAAACACCCCGACAGATTTGCTTATCCCATCCCAC ACACGACAAGACCTCCCAAGAAGGATGAGGAGAACGGCAAGAACTACTACTTTGTGTCGCACGACCAGATGATGCAGGACATCAGCAACAACGAGTACTTGGAGTACGGCAGCCACGAGGACGCCATGTACGGCACGCGCCTTGAGACCATTCGCAAGATCCACCAGCAGGGACTGGTCGCCATCCTGGACGTCGAGCCACAG GCACTGAAAGTGCTTCGCACAGCCGAATTTGCCCCATACGTGGTCTTCATCGCAGCACCAACCATAACGCCGGGCATCGACGAG GACGAGTCTTTGCAGCGTCTTCAGAAGGAGTCTGAGATCCTGCAGAAGACGTACATGCACTATTTTGACCAGACCATCATTAACAACGAGATCGACGACACCATCGGCCACCTGGAGGAGGCCGTGGAGCTGGTGTGCAACAGCAGCCAGTGGGTGCCTGTCTCCTGGGTCTACTAA
- the caska gene encoding peripheral plasma membrane protein CASK isoform X24, giving the protein MADDDILFEDVYELCEVIGKGPFSVVRRCINRETGQQFAVKIVDVAQFTSSPGLSTEDLKREASICHMLKHPHIVELLETYSSDGMLFMVFEFMDGADLCFEIVKRADAGFVYSEAVASHYMRQILEALRYCHDNNVIHRDVKPHCVLLASKENSAPVKLGGFGVAIQLGESGLVAGGRVGTPHFMAPEVVKREPYGKPVDVWGCGVILFILLSGCLPFYGTKERLFEAICKGKYKMNPRQWSQISESAKDLVRRMLMLDPAERITVYEALNHPWLKERDRYAYKIHLPETVEQLRKFNARRKLKGAVLAAVSSHKFNSYYGDPPEELHDFSEDPTSSGLLAAERAVSQVLDSLEEIHALTDCSEKDLDFLHSVFQDQHLHTLLDLYDKINTRSSPQIRNPSSDGVQRAKEVLEEIACYPENHDVKELRRILTQPHFMALLQAHDVVAHEVYSDEALRVTPPPTSPYLNGDSPESTNGDVDLENVTRVRLVQFQKNTDEPMGITLKMNDSNNCIVARIMHGGMIHRQGTLHVGDEIREINGISVANQTVEQLQKMLKEMRGSITFKIVPSYRTQGSSCEKESPTTSRQSPANGHSSINSSILDLPSTIQPKGRQIYVRAQFEYDPSKDELIPCKEAGIRFRVGDIIQIISKDDHNWWQGKLENTKNGTAGLIPSPELQEWRVACMAMEKTKQEQQASCTWFGKKKKQYKDKYLAKHNADLVTYEEVVKLPAFKRKTLVLLGAHGVGRRHIKNTLITKHPDRFAYPIPHTTRPPKKDEENGKNYYFVSHDQMMQDISNNEYLEYGSHEDAMYGTRLETIRKIHQQGLVAILDVEPQALKVLRTAEFAPYVVFIAAPTITPGIDEDESLQRLQKESEILQKTYMHYFDQTIINNEIDDTIGHLEEAVELVCNSSQWVPVSWVY; this is encoded by the exons ACTTGAAGAGGGAGGCCAGCATCTGCCACATGCTCAAACACCCACACATCGTGGAGCTGCTGGAGACCTACAGCTCCGACGGGATGCTCTTCATGGTCTTCGAATT CATGGATGGAGCAGACCTGTGCTTTGAGATCGTCAAGAGGGCAGACGCCGGCTTTGTCTACAGCGAAGCGGTGGCCAG TCACTACATGAGACAGATCCTGGAGGCGCTACGTTACTGCCATGACAACAACGTCATTCACAGAGATGTCAAG CCTCACTGTGTGCTGCTGGCATCTAAGGAGAATTCTGCTCCCGTCAAGTTAGGAGGCTTTGGAGTGGCAATCCAGCTGGGAGAGTCGGGGCTGGTGGCCGGAG GTCGGGTAGGAACACCCCACTTCATGGCACCCGAGGTGGTGAAGAGGGAGCCTTACGGAAAACCTGTGGATGTATGGGGCTGCGGCGTCAttctcttcatcctcctgTCAGGGTGTCTGCCCTTCTACGGCACCAAAGAGCGTCTCTTTGAAGCAATCTGCAAAGGGAAATACAAG ATGAACCCGCGGCAGTGGAGTCAAATCTCGGAGAGCGCTAAAGATCTGGTGAGGCGCATGCTGATGCTGGACCCCGCCGAGAGGATCACAGTTTATGAGGCCCTTAACCATCCTTGGCTCAAG GAGAGAGACCGCTATGCCTACAAGATCCACCTGCCAGAGACGGTGGAGCAGCTGAGGAAGTTCAACGCCAGGAGAAAGTTGAAG GGGGCGGTACTAGCGGCAGTGTCCAGTCACAAGTTTAATTCCTACTATGGAGACCCCCCTGAGGAACTCCACGACTTCTCGGAAGACCCCACCTCCTCAG GGCTGCTCGCGGCAGAAA GAGCTGTTTCTCAGGTGTTGGATAGTTTAGAGGAGATCCACGCCTTGACTGACTGCAGTGAGAAGGATCTCGACTTCCTGCACAGTGTTTTCCAGGACcaacatttacacacactGCTCGAC CTCTACGATAAGATCAACACCAGGTCGTCCCCGCAGATCAGGAACCCGTCCAGTGACGGCGTGCAGAGAGCCAAAGAG GTGCTGGAAGAGATCGCCTGCTACCCAGAGAACCACGACGTGAAAGAACTCAGACGGATACTGACGCAGCCGCATTTCATG GCGTTGCTGCAGGCCCACGATGTGGTGGCGCATGAGGTCTACAGCGATGAGGCGCTGAGGGTGACGCCACCGCCCACCTCGCCTTACCTGAATGGCGACTCACCCGAAAGCACCAACGGAGACGTGGACTTGGAGAACGTCACCAGGGTGCGCCTGGTGCAATTCCAGAAGAACACTGACGAGCCCATG GGCATCACACTGAAAATGAACGACTCCAACAACTGCATCGTGGCTCGCATCATGCATGGAGGCATGATCCACAGACAAG GCACGTTGCACGTTGGAGATGAGATCAGGGAGATCAATGGCATCAGCGTGGCCAACCAGACAGTCGAGCAGCTGCAGAAGATGCTG aagGAGATGCGAGGCAGCATCACATTTAAAATAGTGCCAAGCTACCGGACACAGGGCTCCTCCTGTGAG AAAGAGTCCCCTACCACGTCCAGGCAATCCCCTGCCAATGGCCACTCCAGCATTAACAGTTCTATCTTG GACCTGCCGTCCACCATCCAGCCCAAAGGTCGACAG ATCTACGTGCGGGCTCAGTTTGAGTACGACCCCTCCAAGGATGAGCTGATCCCCTGCAAGGAGGCCGGCATTCGCTTCCGCGTGGGCGACATCATCCAGATCATCTCCAAGGATGACCACAATTGGTGGCAAGGCAAGCTGGAGAACACCAAGAACGGCACGGCCGGCCTCATCCCATCGCCCGAGCTGCAGGAGTG GCGTGTGGCATGCATGGCCATGGAGAAGACCAAGCAGGAGCAACAGGCCAGTTGCACTTGGTttggcaagaagaagaagcagtaCAAAGACAAGTATTTGGCCAAGCACAACGCAG ATCTGGTCACCTATGAGGAAGTGGTCAAACTGCCCGCCTTCAAGAGGAAAACGCTCGTTTTGTTAG GCGCTCACGGCGTTGGCAGGAGACACATCAAGAACACACTCATCACCAAACACCCCGACAGATTTGCTTATCCCATCCCAC ACACGACAAGACCTCCCAAGAAGGATGAGGAGAACGGCAAGAACTACTACTTTGTGTCGCACGACCAGATGATGCAGGACATCAGCAACAACGAGTACTTGGAGTACGGCAGCCACGAGGACGCCATGTACGGCACGCGCCTTGAGACCATTCGCAAGATCCACCAGCAGGGACTGGTCGCCATCCTGGACGTCGAGCCACAG GCACTGAAAGTGCTTCGCACAGCCGAATTTGCCCCATACGTGGTCTTCATCGCAGCACCAACCATAACGCCGGGCATCGACGAG GACGAGTCTTTGCAGCGTCTTCAGAAGGAGTCTGAGATCCTGCAGAAGACGTACATGCACTATTTTGACCAGACCATCATTAACAACGAGATCGACGACACCATCGGCCACCTGGAGGAGGCCGTGGAGCTGGTGTGCAACAGCAGCCAGTGGGTGCCTGTCTCCTGGGTCTACTAA
- the caska gene encoding peripheral plasma membrane protein CASK isoform X3, translated as MDISGIIARGPFSVVRRCINRETGQQFAVKIVDVAQFTSSPGLSTEDLKREASICHMLKHPHIVELLETYSSDGMLFMVFEFMDGADLCFEIVKRADAGFVYSEAVASHYMRQILEALRYCHDNNVIHRDVKPHCVLLASKENSAPVKLGGFGVAIQLGESGLVAGGRVGTPHFMAPEVVKREPYGKPVDVWGCGVILFILLSGCLPFYGTKERLFEAICKGKYKSYNISTQMNPRQWSQISESAKDLVRRMLMLDPAERITVYEALNHPWLKERDRYAYKIHLPETVEQLRKFNARRKLKGAVLAAVSSHKFNSYYGDPPEELHDFSEDPTSSGAVSQVLDSLEEIHALTDCSEKDLDFLHSVFQDQHLHTLLDLYDKINTRSSPQIRNPSSDGVQRAKETSSSHQEDGEALKHLEYVLEEIACYPENHDVKELRRILTQPHFMALLQAHDVVAHEVYSDEALRVTPPPTSPYLNGDSPESTNGDVDLENVTRVRLVQFQKNTDEPMGITLKMNDSNNCIVARIMHGGMIHRQGTLHVGDEIREINGISVANQTVEQLQKMLKEMRGSITFKIVPSYRTQGSSCEKESPTTSRQSPANGHSSINSSILDLPSTIQPKGRQIVPRPPIKDVMSVKIYVRAQFEYDPSKDELIPCKEAGIRFRVGDIIQIISKDDHNWWQGKLENTKNGTAGLIPSPELQEWRVACMAMEKTKQEQQASCTWFGKKKKQYKDKYLAKHNAVFDQLDLVTYEEVVKLPAFKRKTLVLLGAHGVGRRHIKNTLITKHPDRFAYPIPHTTRPPKKDEENGKNYYFVSHDQMMQDISNNEYLEYGSHEDAMYGTRLETIRKIHQQGLVAILDVEPQALKVLRTAEFAPYVVFIAAPTITPGIDETPRWCRTLPDESLQRLQKESEILQKTYMHYFDQTIINNEIDDTIGHLEEAVELVCNSSQWVPVSWVY; from the exons ACTTGAAGAGGGAGGCCAGCATCTGCCACATGCTCAAACACCCACACATCGTGGAGCTGCTGGAGACCTACAGCTCCGACGGGATGCTCTTCATGGTCTTCGAATT CATGGATGGAGCAGACCTGTGCTTTGAGATCGTCAAGAGGGCAGACGCCGGCTTTGTCTACAGCGAAGCGGTGGCCAG TCACTACATGAGACAGATCCTGGAGGCGCTACGTTACTGCCATGACAACAACGTCATTCACAGAGATGTCAAG CCTCACTGTGTGCTGCTGGCATCTAAGGAGAATTCTGCTCCCGTCAAGTTAGGAGGCTTTGGAGTGGCAATCCAGCTGGGAGAGTCGGGGCTGGTGGCCGGAG GTCGGGTAGGAACACCCCACTTCATGGCACCCGAGGTGGTGAAGAGGGAGCCTTACGGAAAACCTGTGGATGTATGGGGCTGCGGCGTCAttctcttcatcctcctgTCAGGGTGTCTGCCCTTCTACGGCACCAAAGAGCGTCTCTTTGAAGCAATCTGCAAAGGGAAATACAAG TCCTACAACATTTCAACACAGATGAACCCGCGGCAGTGGAGTCAAATCTCGGAGAGCGCTAAAGATCTGGTGAGGCGCATGCTGATGCTGGACCCCGCCGAGAGGATCACAGTTTATGAGGCCCTTAACCATCCTTGGCTCAAG GAGAGAGACCGCTATGCCTACAAGATCCACCTGCCAGAGACGGTGGAGCAGCTGAGGAAGTTCAACGCCAGGAGAAAGTTGAAG GGGGCGGTACTAGCGGCAGTGTCCAGTCACAAGTTTAATTCCTACTATGGAGACCCCCCTGAGGAACTCCACGACTTCTCGGAAGACCCCACCTCCTCAG GAGCTGTTTCTCAGGTGTTGGATAGTTTAGAGGAGATCCACGCCTTGACTGACTGCAGTGAGAAGGATCTCGACTTCCTGCACAGTGTTTTCCAGGACcaacatttacacacactGCTCGAC CTCTACGATAAGATCAACACCAGGTCGTCCCCGCAGATCAGGAACCCGTCCAGTGACGGCGTGCAGAGAGCCAAAGAG ACATCCTCCTCACACCAGGAAGACGGTGAAGCTTTGAAACATCTGGAATAT GTGCTGGAAGAGATCGCCTGCTACCCAGAGAACCACGACGTGAAAGAACTCAGACGGATACTGACGCAGCCGCATTTCATG GCGTTGCTGCAGGCCCACGATGTGGTGGCGCATGAGGTCTACAGCGATGAGGCGCTGAGGGTGACGCCACCGCCCACCTCGCCTTACCTGAATGGCGACTCACCCGAAAGCACCAACGGAGACGTGGACTTGGAGAACGTCACCAGGGTGCGCCTGGTGCAATTCCAGAAGAACACTGACGAGCCCATG GGCATCACACTGAAAATGAACGACTCCAACAACTGCATCGTGGCTCGCATCATGCATGGAGGCATGATCCACAGACAAG GCACGTTGCACGTTGGAGATGAGATCAGGGAGATCAATGGCATCAGCGTGGCCAACCAGACAGTCGAGCAGCTGCAGAAGATGCTG aagGAGATGCGAGGCAGCATCACATTTAAAATAGTGCCAAGCTACCGGACACAGGGCTCCTCCTGTGAG AAAGAGTCCCCTACCACGTCCAGGCAATCCCCTGCCAATGGCCACTCCAGCATTAACAGTTCTATCTTG GACCTGCCGTCCACCATCCAGCCCAAAGGTCGACAG ATTGTACCTAGACCTCCAATCAAGGACGTAATGTCTGTCAAG ATCTACGTGCGGGCTCAGTTTGAGTACGACCCCTCCAAGGATGAGCTGATCCCCTGCAAGGAGGCCGGCATTCGCTTCCGCGTGGGCGACATCATCCAGATCATCTCCAAGGATGACCACAATTGGTGGCAAGGCAAGCTGGAGAACACCAAGAACGGCACGGCCGGCCTCATCCCATCGCCCGAGCTGCAGGAGTG GCGTGTGGCATGCATGGCCATGGAGAAGACCAAGCAGGAGCAACAGGCCAGTTGCACTTGGTttggcaagaagaagaagcagtaCAAAGACAAGTATTTGGCCAAGCACAACGCAG TGTTTGACCAATTAGATCTGGTCACCTATGAGGAAGTGGTCAAACTGCCCGCCTTCAAGAGGAAAACGCTCGTTTTGTTAG GCGCTCACGGCGTTGGCAGGAGACACATCAAGAACACACTCATCACCAAACACCCCGACAGATTTGCTTATCCCATCCCAC ACACGACAAGACCTCCCAAGAAGGATGAGGAGAACGGCAAGAACTACTACTTTGTGTCGCACGACCAGATGATGCAGGACATCAGCAACAACGAGTACTTGGAGTACGGCAGCCACGAGGACGCCATGTACGGCACGCGCCTTGAGACCATTCGCAAGATCCACCAGCAGGGACTGGTCGCCATCCTGGACGTCGAGCCACAG GCACTGAAAGTGCTTCGCACAGCCGAATTTGCCCCATACGTGGTCTTCATCGCAGCACCAACCATAACGCCGGGCATCGACGAG ACGCCCAGGTGGTGTCGCACGCTTCCA GACGAGTCTTTGCAGCGTCTTCAGAAGGAGTCTGAGATCCTGCAGAAGACGTACATGCACTATTTTGACCAGACCATCATTAACAACGAGATCGACGACACCATCGGCCACCTGGAGGAGGCCGTGGAGCTGGTGTGCAACAGCAGCCAGTGGGTGCCTGTCTCCTGGGTCTACTAA
- the caska gene encoding peripheral plasma membrane protein CASK isoform X28: protein MADDDILFEDVYELCEVIGKGPFSVVRRCINRETGQQFAVKIVDVAQFTSSPGLSTEDLKREASICHMLKHPHIVELLETYSSDGMLFMVFEFMDGADLCFEIVKRADAGFVYSEAVASHYMRQILEALRYCHDNNVIHRDVKPHCVLLASKENSAPVKLGGFGVAIQLGESGLVAGGRVGTPHFMAPEVVKREPYGKPVDVWGCGVILFILLSGCLPFYGTKERLFEAICKGKYKSYNISTQMNPRQWSQISESAKDLVRRMLMLDPAERITVYEALNHPWLKERDRYAYKIHLPETVEQLRKFNARRKLKGAVLAAVSSHKFNSYYGDPPEELHDFSEDPTSSGLLAAERAVSQVLDSLEEIHALTDCSEKDLDFLHSVFQDQHLHTLLDLYDKINTRSSPQIRNPSSDGVQRAKETSSSHQEDGEALKHLEYVLEEIACYPENHDVKELRRILTQPHFMALLQAHDVVAHEVYSDEALRVTPPPTSPYLNGDSPESTNGDVDLENVTRVRLVQFQKNTDEPMGITLKMNDSNNCIVARIMHGGMIHRQGTLHVGDEIREINGISVANQTVEQLQKMLKEMRGSITFKIVPSYRTQGSSCEKESPTTSRQSPANGHSSINSSILDLPSTIQPKGRQIVPRPPIKDVMSVKIYVRAQFEYDPSKDELIPCKEAGIRFRVGDIIQIISKDDHNWWQGKLENTKNGTAGLIPSPELQEWRVACMAMEKTKQEQQASCTWFGKKKKQYKDKYLAKHNAVFDQLDLVTYEEVVKLPAFKRKTLVLLGAHGVGRRHIKNTLITKHPDRFAYPIPHTTRPPKKDEENGKNYYFVSHDQMMQDISNNEYLEYGSHEDAMYGTRLETIRKIHQQGLVAILDVEPQALKVLRTAEFAPYVVFIAAPTITPGIDEDESLQRLQKESEILQKTYMHYFDQTIINNEIDDTIGHLEEAVELVCNSSQWVPVSWVY, encoded by the exons ACTTGAAGAGGGAGGCCAGCATCTGCCACATGCTCAAACACCCACACATCGTGGAGCTGCTGGAGACCTACAGCTCCGACGGGATGCTCTTCATGGTCTTCGAATT CATGGATGGAGCAGACCTGTGCTTTGAGATCGTCAAGAGGGCAGACGCCGGCTTTGTCTACAGCGAAGCGGTGGCCAG TCACTACATGAGACAGATCCTGGAGGCGCTACGTTACTGCCATGACAACAACGTCATTCACAGAGATGTCAAG CCTCACTGTGTGCTGCTGGCATCTAAGGAGAATTCTGCTCCCGTCAAGTTAGGAGGCTTTGGAGTGGCAATCCAGCTGGGAGAGTCGGGGCTGGTGGCCGGAG GTCGGGTAGGAACACCCCACTTCATGGCACCCGAGGTGGTGAAGAGGGAGCCTTACGGAAAACCTGTGGATGTATGGGGCTGCGGCGTCAttctcttcatcctcctgTCAGGGTGTCTGCCCTTCTACGGCACCAAAGAGCGTCTCTTTGAAGCAATCTGCAAAGGGAAATACAAG TCCTACAACATTTCAACACAGATGAACCCGCGGCAGTGGAGTCAAATCTCGGAGAGCGCTAAAGATCTGGTGAGGCGCATGCTGATGCTGGACCCCGCCGAGAGGATCACAGTTTATGAGGCCCTTAACCATCCTTGGCTCAAG GAGAGAGACCGCTATGCCTACAAGATCCACCTGCCAGAGACGGTGGAGCAGCTGAGGAAGTTCAACGCCAGGAGAAAGTTGAAG GGGGCGGTACTAGCGGCAGTGTCCAGTCACAAGTTTAATTCCTACTATGGAGACCCCCCTGAGGAACTCCACGACTTCTCGGAAGACCCCACCTCCTCAG GGCTGCTCGCGGCAGAAA GAGCTGTTTCTCAGGTGTTGGATAGTTTAGAGGAGATCCACGCCTTGACTGACTGCAGTGAGAAGGATCTCGACTTCCTGCACAGTGTTTTCCAGGACcaacatttacacacactGCTCGAC CTCTACGATAAGATCAACACCAGGTCGTCCCCGCAGATCAGGAACCCGTCCAGTGACGGCGTGCAGAGAGCCAAAGAG ACATCCTCCTCACACCAGGAAGACGGTGAAGCTTTGAAACATCTGGAATAT GTGCTGGAAGAGATCGCCTGCTACCCAGAGAACCACGACGTGAAAGAACTCAGACGGATACTGACGCAGCCGCATTTCATG GCGTTGCTGCAGGCCCACGATGTGGTGGCGCATGAGGTCTACAGCGATGAGGCGCTGAGGGTGACGCCACCGCCCACCTCGCCTTACCTGAATGGCGACTCACCCGAAAGCACCAACGGAGACGTGGACTTGGAGAACGTCACCAGGGTGCGCCTGGTGCAATTCCAGAAGAACACTGACGAGCCCATG GGCATCACACTGAAAATGAACGACTCCAACAACTGCATCGTGGCTCGCATCATGCATGGAGGCATGATCCACAGACAAG GCACGTTGCACGTTGGAGATGAGATCAGGGAGATCAATGGCATCAGCGTGGCCAACCAGACAGTCGAGCAGCTGCAGAAGATGCTG aagGAGATGCGAGGCAGCATCACATTTAAAATAGTGCCAAGCTACCGGACACAGGGCTCCTCCTGTGAG AAAGAGTCCCCTACCACGTCCAGGCAATCCCCTGCCAATGGCCACTCCAGCATTAACAGTTCTATCTTG GACCTGCCGTCCACCATCCAGCCCAAAGGTCGACAG ATTGTACCTAGACCTCCAATCAAGGACGTAATGTCTGTCAAG ATCTACGTGCGGGCTCAGTTTGAGTACGACCCCTCCAAGGATGAGCTGATCCCCTGCAAGGAGGCCGGCATTCGCTTCCGCGTGGGCGACATCATCCAGATCATCTCCAAGGATGACCACAATTGGTGGCAAGGCAAGCTGGAGAACACCAAGAACGGCACGGCCGGCCTCATCCCATCGCCCGAGCTGCAGGAGTG GCGTGTGGCATGCATGGCCATGGAGAAGACCAAGCAGGAGCAACAGGCCAGTTGCACTTGGTttggcaagaagaagaagcagtaCAAAGACAAGTATTTGGCCAAGCACAACGCAG TGTTTGACCAATTAGATCTGGTCACCTATGAGGAAGTGGTCAAACTGCCCGCCTTCAAGAGGAAAACGCTCGTTTTGTTAG GCGCTCACGGCGTTGGCAGGAGACACATCAAGAACACACTCATCACCAAACACCCCGACAGATTTGCTTATCCCATCCCAC ACACGACAAGACCTCCCAAGAAGGATGAGGAGAACGGCAAGAACTACTACTTTGTGTCGCACGACCAGATGATGCAGGACATCAGCAACAACGAGTACTTGGAGTACGGCAGCCACGAGGACGCCATGTACGGCACGCGCCTTGAGACCATTCGCAAGATCCACCAGCAGGGACTGGTCGCCATCCTGGACGTCGAGCCACAG GCACTGAAAGTGCTTCGCACAGCCGAATTTGCCCCATACGTGGTCTTCATCGCAGCACCAACCATAACGCCGGGCATCGACGAG GACGAGTCTTTGCAGCGTCTTCAGAAGGAGTCTGAGATCCTGCAGAAGACGTACATGCACTATTTTGACCAGACCATCATTAACAACGAGATCGACGACACCATCGGCCACCTGGAGGAGGCCGTGGAGCTGGTGTGCAACAGCAGCCAGTGGGTGCCTGTCTCCTGGGTCTACTAA